The following are from one region of the Neurospora crassa OR74A linkage group III, whole genome shotgun sequence genome:
- a CDS encoding HET domain-containing protein, with translation MRLINTTTLSLTSFLLPVSLLPPYAILSHTWSPSPDDEVTFQEFISLPSHELEKKKEKGYAKIKQTCHRAKKSGIEWAWVDTCCIDKSSSAELTEAINSMWGWYRGATVCFAVLEDLEPVPKGVGQEHGHDGQGQGHGQKRNGNGQGQNGNGTGGKGWKEKEGGSNVGSSRSNVSAATTGSGTGTGTGSATSSHSQAGRMDHLSHDEKVSRFKSCRWFTRGWTLQELIAPSRMGFYNSKWEFVGEKSTLKHVLAEITQINESVLENSALLPTTPVAQRMSWASSRVTTRPEDMAYCLLGIFDVQIPLLYGEGEKAFIRLQEEIVKETNDFSLFAWKTDNKSGMQHQKHWGILAPSPKEFATCRDIVNWGNTLYNAECLITSKGLRFTPASGDGLRSGSSRFKETEGMYILDLGCYHRSEKGMAIGVFLQQHGADLYCRVMPESLPMWPTGPGQQPQLRKSRVFYIAKTVSPVRSTMMGTSHRWAFNLWQVFRAMAEINFRPQHSQFQPEESWDGERKLFLSQGSRHFECCAVFVTTRKDGLGASRILVRCRLYLVHGGEEEAQASVKVEFDPPTEGKTDSDGFVRCRGRVVRDIYEGQRVFKVEVEATTSKSTCKC, from the coding sequence aTGCGCCTAataaacaccaccaccctctccctaacctccttcctcctccccgtctccctcctccctccctacGCCATCCTCTCGCACACATGGTCCCCTTCGCCCGACGACGAAGTCACCTTTCAAGAATTCATTTCGTTACCGTCTCACGAactcgaaaagaaaaaggaaaaagggtaTGCGAAAATCAAGCAAACATGTCATCGCGCGAAAAAATCGGGGATCGAATGGGCGTGGGTGGATACGTGCTGTATCGACAAGAGTAGCTCGGCGGAGCTGACGGAGGCGATTAATAGTATGTGGGGGTGGTATCGGGGGGCGACGGTTTGTTTTGCGGTGTTGGAGGATTTGGAGCCCGTACCCAAGGGGGTAGGACAAGAGCATGGGCATGatgggcaagggcaagggcatgGGCAAAAGCGAAATGGGAATGGACAAGGACAGAATGGGAATGGCACGGGGGGGAAAgggtggaaggaaaaggaaggggggagtAATGTGGGAAGTTCACGCAGCAACGTATCTGCAGCTACTACTGGGTCGgggacagggacagggaCGGGGTCAGCGACATCATCACACTCCCAAGCTGGAAGAATGGACCACCTAAGCCATGATGAAAAGGTTTCTCGATTCAAATCATGTCGCTGGTTTACCAGAGGATGGACCTTACAAGAGCTCATTGCCCCGAGCCGCATGGGGTTCTACAACAGCAAATGGGAATTCGTCGGCGAGAAGTCCACCCTCAAGCATGTCCTCGCCGAAATCACGCAAATCAACGAGTCCGTCCTCGAAAACAGCGCCCTGCTCCCGACCACCCCCGTCGCGCAGCGCATGTCCTGGGCTTCTTCGCGGGTGACCACCCGCCCCGAGGACATGGCGTATTGTTTACTGGGTATCTTTGATGTGCAAATCCCGTTGCTGTACGGGGAAGGCGAAAAGGCGTTTATCAGGCTGCAGGAGGAGATTGTCAAGGAGACCAACGATTTTAGTCTGTTTGCGTGGAAGACTGACAATAAGTCGGGGATGCAGCATCAGAAGCACTGGGGCATATTGGCGCCGAGCCCGAAAGAGTTTGCGACGTGTAGGGATATCGTCAACTGGGGAAATACCTTGTATAACGCCGAATGTCTGATTACGAGCAAAGGATTGCGATTTACGCCGGCGTCGGGAGATGGGTTGCGGAGCGGGAGTTCCCGGTTTAAGGAGACCGAGGGGATGTATATCCTTGACCTGGGGTGTTATCACCGGAGTGAAAAGGGCATGGCGATTGGCGTGTTTCTGCAGCAGCATGGCGCGGATCTGTACTGTCGCGTCATGCCCGAGAGCTTGCCCATGTGGCCGACGGGGCCCGGGCAACAGCCCCAGTTGCGCAAGAGTAGGGTGTTTTATATCGCCAAGACGGTGTCGCCGGTGAGGTCGACGATGATGGGCACGAGTCATCGGTGGGCATTTAACCTGTGGCAGGTGTTCAGAGCAATGGCCGAGATCAATTTCCGCCCACAGCACAGCCAGTTCCAACCGGAGGAAAGTTGGGACGGGGAGCGCAAGCTGTTCTTGAGTCAGGGATCGAGGCACTTTGAATGTTGTGCGGTATTCgtgacgacgaggaaggatGGCTTGGGGGCCTCAAGGATTTTGGTCCGATGCCGGCTTTATCTCGTTCACGGcggcgaggaagaggcgcAGGCGTCGGTCAAGGTGGAATTTGACCCGCCTACCGAAGGGAAAACGGACAGTGATGGGTTTGTGAGATGTAGGGGGAGGGTCGTAAGGGACATCTATGAGGGTCAGCGGGTGTTTAAAGTCGAAGTCGAGGCAACGACGAGCAAGAGTACATGTAAGTGTTGA
- the stk-56 gene encoding serine/threonine protein kinase-56 has protein sequence MCTPYANSPGFAGDDQEEFPYDVEDDVWGPVEPLDEYKRDGFHPIIFGDRLGANGRFRVVSKLGAGGYGTVWLCEDTLSPTLKWRAVKVMSAKASKPDCEELRALEVFRSIDRSILENDFHLSAPLEYFWIDGPNGRHLALVFSLCATTAEHFFANYGHHRTLVKDLCFQLVKSLELMHSRGLCHGDFRPSNIMFRLRDGIDSLPETELLKHMSPPKPARVISIEDEKPVTRASAPSVPEFLSPCTSIPYHSGLCATKLAVTDFGVSYSASNPPVEGFTGIPTRYASPEERFRIRELLSYPSDMWSLGCVISWLAMGFTPFGHEGDGAWMDELSINMEKNMGPMPEPFRAKFREEHDQQTPVEELGKAKSELDFLTEMAKLEFQRHKEQQNVDGKSGRYLHSGWDVWRSRITRSSGTMTSMTAGEVKQMSEQLQNNPSQLPCSELRQPDSKTRRDSDDAMSVTMDEKEIDQLFDLLISIFKWHPKDRATIEQVLNHPWFEGRNWNAAKVPSPVTAKKSVVDEAIESVKSYLYVNVTSRWAQGLS, from the coding sequence atgtGCACTCCCTACGCTAATAGCCCCGGCTTTGCTGGCGATGACCAGGAGGAGTTTCCGTATGACGTGGAAGATGACGTCTGGGGCCCTGTCGAGCCGCTCGACGAATACAAGCGCGACGGGTTCCATCCCATCATTTTCGGCGACCGACTCGGTGCAAACGGCCGCTTCCGAGTGGTAAGCAAGCTCGGGGCCGGTGGCTACGGCACCGTTTGGCTGTGCGAGGACACACTCTCTCCGACCCTCAAGTGGCGTGCAGTCAAGGTCATGTCCGCCAAAGCCTCCAAACCCGACTGCGAAGAGCTTCGCGCATTGGAGGTCTTCCGCAGCATCGATCGCTCAATACTCGAAAACGACTTCCACCTTTCCGCCCCGCTCGAGTACTTTTGGATCGATGGCCCCAATGGCCGCCACCTTGCCCTCGTTTTTTCTCTCTGCGCCACTACCGCCGAGCATTTCTTCGCAAACTACGGCCACCATCGGACTCTGGTCAAGGACCTCTGCTTCCAGCTCGTCAAATCTCTCGAGCTTATGCACTCACGCGGTCTCTGCCATGGCGATTTCCGACCCTCCAATATCATGTTCCGCCTTCGCGACGGCATCGACTCGCTTCCGGAAACCGAACTCCTGAAACACATGTCGCCGCCAAAACCTGCCCGCGTCATCTCCATCGAGGACGAAAAACCCGTCACTCGCGCCTCTGCTCCTTCCGTCCCCGAATTCCTCAGCCCGTGCACAAGCATCCCCTACCACAGCGGTCTCTGCGCCACCAAGCTCGCCGTGACCGACTTCGGGGTGTCCTACTCCGCCTCTAACCCGCCCGTGGAGGGATTCACCGGTATTCCGACCCGATATGCTTCTCCCGAGGAGCGCTTCAGGATACGCGAACTTCTATCGTACCCGTCTGACATGTGGTCCCTGGGCTGCGTCATTTCCTGGCTGGCCATGGGGTTCACCCCCTTTGGCCATGAAGGGGATGGTGCGTGGATGGACGAGCTGTCGATCAACATGGAAAAAAACATGGGCCCCATGCCTGAGCCCTTTAGGGCAAAGTTCCGCGAGGAGCATGACCAACAGACTCCTGTGGAGGAATTGGGAAAGGCAAAGAGCGAATTAGACTTTCTTACCGAGATGGCGAAGCTGGAGTTTCAGCGGCACAAAGAGCAACAAAATGTGGACGGAAAAAGCGGAAGATACCTCCATTCCGGGTGGGACGTTTGGAGGAGCAGGATAACCCGCTCGTCGGGGACCATGACGAGCATGACTGCCGGGGAAGTCAAGCAGATGAGCGAGCAGCTGCAGAACAACCCTTCCCAACTCCCTTGCTCGGAGTTACGCCAGCCCGACAGCAAGACACGTCGGGACTCCGATGACGCGATGTCCGTGACAATGGACGAGAAAGAGATCGACCAACTCTTTGATCTACTCATTTCCATCTTCAAGTGGCATCCCAAGGACAGGGCGACAATTGAGCAGGTGCTCAATCATCCGTGGTTCGAGGGGCGGAATTGGAATGCTGCAAAGGTGCCATCTCCGGTTACAGCCAAGAAGAGCGTGGTGGATGAGGCCATCGAGAGCGTCAAGTCGTACCTTTATGTCAACGTCACCAGCCGCTGGGCTCAGGGACTCTCTTAG